One Gordonia mangrovi genomic region harbors:
- a CDS encoding PaaI family thioesterase encodes MSDGSTGPEAASEIEEDPHEGGFRAHTAITTERGGPRYGEFSEQVRTLMDNVRYACPTPELADELIADFEKVNAKLAAARIDEWHSPSGTRIDLPARGNITLPPFEVTDVNDDGVFASVTFRDFHLGGNKAAHGGHVAVAFDDLGGYASAVAVQGVSRTAYLTVQYRSITPLNTPLQAHTWAEKVDGRKVFVKGTLHDGDRLCAEMDALFIKLNPGQQ; translated from the coding sequence ATGAGTGATGGTTCAACCGGCCCGGAGGCGGCCAGCGAGATCGAGGAGGATCCGCACGAAGGCGGATTCCGGGCACACACCGCCATCACCACCGAACGCGGCGGCCCCCGCTACGGCGAGTTCAGCGAGCAGGTGCGCACCTTGATGGACAACGTCCGCTACGCCTGCCCGACGCCCGAGTTGGCCGACGAGTTGATCGCCGACTTCGAGAAGGTCAACGCGAAGCTCGCCGCGGCCCGCATCGACGAATGGCATTCGCCGTCGGGCACCCGCATCGACCTCCCGGCGCGCGGCAACATCACCTTGCCACCGTTCGAGGTCACCGATGTCAACGACGACGGGGTGTTCGCGTCGGTCACCTTCCGGGACTTCCACCTCGGCGGCAACAAGGCCGCGCACGGTGGGCACGTCGCCGTCGCCTTCGACGACCTGGGCGGCTACGCCTCGGCGGTCGCCGTCCAAGGTGTCAGTCGCACTGCCTATCTCACCGTCCAGTACCGCTCGATCACCCCGCTCAACACACCGCTGCAGGCGCACACCTGGGCCGAGAAGGTGGACGGCCGCAAGGTCTTCGTCAAGGGCACCCTGCACGACGGCGATCGGTTGTGTGCGGAGATGGATGCGCTGTTCATCAAGCTGAATCCCGGCCAGCAGTAA
- a CDS encoding saccharopine dehydrogenase family protein: MNGEPNSTSAREFDVVVFGATGFVGELTARYLAEHAPRGTKVALAGRSETKLAAARKRLPDRAHDWPLIVADASSPSSLDAMVARTRVVCTTVGPYLRYGEALVVAAASAGTDYVDLTGEAPFVHYSINKAHETAHATGARIVHSCGFDSVPSDLGVYLLYKKIADDNAGELTDTTFIVRKFKGGISGGTFDSVRVMAEESRNAETRRLVLNPHSLSGEPGNTPRPAISSEPSDMSMMSAKKVDPSLRGTLAPFFMAASNTRIVRRSNALLDDAYGKDFHYAETMSVGTIPGVSTAVAGVVAVGTGVFLGAMSFGPTRKLLDRLLPKPGEGPSEKVREKGSFVTETYTTTTTGRRYRSVMKMKGDPGYKATAVMLGESALSLALERDRLSGLTGVLTPAAAMGDVLVNRLRDAGATLEAVELT; encoded by the coding sequence ATGAACGGGGAGCCCAATTCGACCAGTGCCCGCGAGTTCGACGTCGTCGTGTTCGGCGCGACCGGCTTCGTCGGCGAACTCACCGCCCGCTACCTCGCCGAGCACGCGCCGCGTGGCACCAAGGTGGCGCTGGCCGGCCGCTCGGAGACCAAGCTGGCCGCCGCCCGCAAGCGACTGCCCGACCGTGCCCACGATTGGCCGCTCATCGTCGCCGACGCGTCGTCGCCCAGTTCGTTGGATGCGATGGTCGCCCGCACCCGCGTCGTCTGCACCACCGTCGGGCCGTACCTGCGCTACGGCGAGGCGTTGGTGGTGGCCGCGGCCAGCGCCGGCACCGACTACGTGGACCTGACCGGTGAGGCGCCGTTCGTCCACTACTCGATCAACAAGGCCCACGAGACCGCGCACGCCACCGGCGCACGGATCGTGCACTCCTGCGGATTCGATTCCGTGCCATCCGATCTCGGCGTCTACCTGCTGTACAAGAAGATCGCCGACGACAACGCGGGGGAACTCACCGACACCACGTTCATCGTGCGGAAGTTCAAGGGCGGGATCTCCGGTGGCACCTTCGATTCCGTGCGGGTGATGGCCGAGGAGTCCCGCAACGCCGAAACCCGCCGGTTGGTGCTCAACCCGCATTCGCTGTCCGGCGAGCCCGGCAACACCCCGCGCCCGGCGATCTCGTCGGAGCCCAGCGACATGTCGATGATGAGCGCCAAGAAGGTCGACCCGTCGTTGCGCGGCACGCTGGCGCCGTTCTTCATGGCCGCGTCCAACACTCGCATCGTGCGCCGCTCCAACGCCCTGCTCGACGACGCCTACGGCAAGGACTTCCACTACGCGGAGACGATGTCGGTCGGCACCATCCCGGGTGTGTCCACCGCGGTCGCCGGGGTGGTGGCAGTCGGCACCGGGGTCTTCCTGGGCGCCATGAGTTTCGGCCCGACGCGTAAGCTGCTCGACCGGCTGTTGCCGAAGCCCGGCGAGGGCCCGAGCGAAAAGGTCCGCGAGAAGGGCTCGTTCGTCACCGAGACCTACACGACCACCACCACCGGCCGCCGCTACCGCTCGGTGATGAAGATGAAGGGCGACCCCGGCTACAAGGCGACGGCCGTGATGCTCGGCGAGAGCGCGTTGTCGCTGGCGCTGGAACGTGACCGGCTCTCCGGCCTCACCGGCGTCCTGACGCCCGCCGCGGCGATGGGTGACGTGCTGGTGAACCGGTTGCGCGACGCCGGCGCGACGCTGGAGGCCGTCGAACTCACCTGA
- a CDS encoding LamG-like jellyroll fold domain-containing protein, with the protein MRITRRRFLELAAAAAPAAVVGCAASHGASEPIEPSRILDLDGRRASFDRDGATSVIRNQVDAGVRGPVGVRGATLPEPTPAGWRFSAFNSMVAEILPSLDQFGLMVVVDAAGGATGRICTVGDASGSTLQLVLAAPDTLAVWWADVEVLRVQEASIRQGSCVFAVTVDPARIVHGFLNGAHAATSTRAVGLRGVQRLTLGSDGPDRSFTGVLQQLRCWDRAVSGTLLRRNFDVLGSTWGASIVPLIGHRHSSARLVPMGLKGSCVIPKASDIDNGSAWQNFWSRWDWPWVQESIDLAVEAGSRSIRIIGDVGALILGSVDATTYRRRLDQLVTYCRRRGLTVYYCLLDLRHTPLGRLAEVEPLARMIVRRLSTHDNVVAIELCNEVSVIYPQMPKETVFAFVSRWAAAIRHETNLPLSVSDVRTGTLIEKLTDRTEMSRWREVVDFFDFHVYRPPRLAPGTNYLAPYELATDIPLVFGEAGASRDDDPDRAGTYRTIEQLATSSDRVHGVYQWGLINDEYGLMTETGRVRQSAVLAEWRTFEPRA; encoded by the coding sequence GTGAGAATCACGCGGCGCCGGTTCCTGGAACTCGCGGCAGCGGCCGCCCCCGCCGCCGTCGTCGGATGTGCGGCATCGCACGGTGCGAGCGAGCCGATCGAACCCTCCCGAATACTCGACCTCGATGGTAGGCGGGCATCGTTCGACCGCGACGGTGCGACCTCGGTGATCCGCAACCAGGTCGACGCGGGTGTGCGCGGCCCGGTCGGGGTCCGCGGCGCCACCCTCCCCGAGCCGACGCCTGCGGGCTGGCGCTTCTCGGCCTTCAATTCCATGGTGGCGGAGATTCTGCCGAGCCTCGACCAGTTCGGGTTGATGGTGGTTGTCGACGCCGCCGGCGGCGCAACCGGGCGGATCTGCACCGTCGGCGACGCGTCGGGCAGCACCCTGCAGTTGGTGCTCGCAGCGCCCGACACGCTCGCGGTGTGGTGGGCAGACGTCGAGGTGCTGCGAGTGCAGGAGGCGTCGATCCGGCAGGGGTCCTGCGTCTTTGCCGTGACCGTCGATCCCGCGCGGATCGTCCACGGATTTCTGAACGGAGCGCATGCCGCGACGTCCACCAGAGCTGTCGGGCTTCGAGGCGTGCAGCGATTGACGCTGGGGTCCGACGGGCCGGATCGGTCATTCACCGGTGTGCTGCAGCAACTCCGATGCTGGGACCGCGCGGTCTCGGGCACTCTGCTGCGGAGAAACTTCGATGTGTTGGGGTCGACGTGGGGCGCGTCCATTGTGCCGTTGATCGGTCACCGGCATAGTTCGGCACGACTGGTTCCCATGGGGCTCAAGGGAAGTTGTGTGATCCCGAAGGCGTCCGACATCGATAACGGCTCCGCGTGGCAGAACTTCTGGAGTCGATGGGACTGGCCGTGGGTGCAGGAGTCGATCGATCTGGCCGTCGAGGCCGGATCGAGATCCATCAGGATCATCGGGGACGTCGGCGCCCTGATACTCGGCTCGGTCGACGCCACGACCTACCGTCGCCGACTCGACCAGCTGGTCACCTACTGCCGGCGGCGGGGACTGACGGTCTACTACTGCCTGCTCGATCTTCGGCATACACCGCTGGGCCGTTTGGCCGAGGTGGAGCCGCTGGCGAGAATGATCGTGCGTCGGCTGTCCACGCACGACAACGTGGTCGCCATCGAGCTCTGCAACGAGGTGTCGGTGATCTACCCGCAGATGCCGAAGGAGACCGTGTTCGCTTTTGTCAGTCGGTGGGCTGCGGCCATCCGACACGAGACGAACCTACCGCTGTCGGTGTCCGACGTCCGCACCGGAACCCTCATCGAGAAACTCACGGACCGAACGGAAATGAGTAGATGGCGCGAGGTCGTCGATTTCTTCGACTTCCATGTCTACCGGCCTCCGCGGCTCGCGCCCGGTACCAACTACCTCGCGCCGTACGAACTGGCCACCGACATCCCGCTGGTCTTCGGCGAGGCGGGAGCCAGTCGCGACGACGACCCGGATCGAGCGGGGACGTATCGAACCATCGAGCAGCTGGCGACCTCATCGGACCGGGTGCACGGCGTCTACCAGTGGGGGTTGATCAACGATGAGTACGGCCTCATGACCGAGACCGGCCGAGTGCGGCAGTCCGCAGTGCTCGCAGAGTGGCGAACATTCGAGCCGAGGGCGTGA
- a CDS encoding AbrB family transcriptional regulator, which produces MRRWILLVLLTAAATYLLELLEVDAAALFAALVVAGVLAIAGLAPPLRRTRDGDPADTDPPAIPRPIMHTAQGVLGVFIGTMADPETLSGLGSSWFPVLVIGLGTLALSVAGGAMLGLHRLVDPLTGSLALVAGGASGLVALTREFGGDERMVAVIQYLRVALITITIPVVASLVFGAESTAVREAPPSIAEQGWGLLLLAVCLGIGIPVGRQIGLPAAGLLGPMALATVAELTGLAGDAAVSTILLTVAYAIIGWQAGLGFTMDRLRAIGRVLPAALVLILAIGVGCALMGVLLSVWTGESMFDCYLATTPGGIYAVLAAATAGGANVAFVVAAQILRVLLMLFVAPFAARAAARRLAS; this is translated from the coding sequence GTGCGTCGTTGGATACTGCTGGTTCTGCTGACCGCGGCGGCGACGTATCTACTCGAACTTCTCGAGGTGGACGCGGCGGCGTTGTTCGCCGCACTCGTCGTCGCCGGGGTGCTGGCCATCGCCGGCCTCGCCCCGCCGCTGCGACGGACCCGCGACGGTGATCCCGCGGACACCGACCCACCGGCCATCCCCCGCCCGATCATGCACACCGCGCAAGGTGTGCTCGGCGTGTTCATCGGCACCATGGCCGATCCGGAGACGTTGTCCGGGCTCGGGTCGTCGTGGTTTCCGGTGCTCGTCATCGGCCTCGGGACGCTCGCGCTGTCGGTGGCCGGCGGCGCGATGCTGGGGCTGCATCGGCTGGTCGACCCGCTCACCGGTTCGCTGGCGCTGGTCGCCGGCGGCGCCTCCGGGCTGGTGGCGCTGACCCGCGAATTCGGCGGCGACGAACGGATGGTCGCGGTCATCCAGTATCTGCGGGTCGCGCTGATCACCATCACCATCCCGGTGGTGGCCTCACTGGTGTTCGGTGCCGAGTCGACGGCCGTGCGCGAGGCGCCGCCGAGCATCGCCGAGCAGGGCTGGGGACTGCTGTTGCTGGCGGTGTGTCTCGGCATCGGCATCCCGGTCGGCAGGCAGATCGGGCTGCCCGCGGCCGGATTGCTCGGGCCGATGGCGTTGGCCACCGTCGCCGAACTCACCGGCCTGGCCGGCGACGCCGCGGTCTCCACCATCCTGCTCACCGTCGCTTACGCGATCATCGGCTGGCAGGCCGGACTCGGCTTCACCATGGACCGCCTGCGCGCCATCGGCCGGGTGCTGCCGGCGGCGCTGGTGCTGATCCTCGCGATCGGGGTCGGGTGCGCGCTGATGGGGGTGCTGCTGTCGGTGTGGACCGGAGAGTCGATGTTCGACTGCTACCTGGCCACCACGCCGGGCGGGATCTATGCCGTGCTCGCCGCGGCGACCGCCGGCGGCGCCAATGTGGCCTTCGTGGTGGCCGCACAGATCCTGCGCGTGCTGTTGATGCTGTTCGTGGCTCCGTTCGCGGCCCGGGCCGCCGCGCGACGGCTCGCCTCGTGA
- a CDS encoding glycosyltransferase family 2 protein, translated as MTDEAQTEVEVQRLSVCVPLFNSADTVTKCLESVLSQTYENFECLVVDNASTDGTAERVREFDDPRIRLVRNEHNVGLVGNHNRCIELARGSVVQFVHGDDWLLPHCLERLLPYFDDPQVGLAFAPRTVESDDTEWKAHFSRLETPLSPLAAVNDGQELIRRHLAAGGGGNPIGEPTAVMVRRETLIEAGGFRADVPQLQDIDAWLRVMTLGDVAYVDEPLTVRWHHAGSETDIHQGAPSIDRMWVMTGLMQRPELDNSLRRRAVNLWLRSLWHVPEDLMRNRKDQRLALIKRLGRQLTATARRRPLTFSATSS; from the coding sequence TTGACCGATGAAGCCCAGACGGAGGTCGAAGTGCAGCGTCTGAGTGTGTGCGTACCCTTGTTCAACAGCGCGGACACTGTCACGAAATGCCTGGAAAGCGTTCTGTCACAGACCTACGAGAACTTCGAGTGTCTCGTGGTGGACAACGCCTCCACCGACGGGACGGCCGAACGGGTGCGTGAGTTCGACGACCCGCGCATCCGGTTGGTGCGCAACGAACACAATGTCGGTCTGGTCGGCAACCACAACAGGTGCATCGAACTCGCCCGCGGCAGCGTTGTCCAGTTCGTCCACGGCGATGACTGGCTGCTGCCGCACTGCCTCGAACGGCTACTGCCCTACTTCGACGATCCCCAGGTGGGTCTCGCGTTTGCCCCGCGCACCGTGGAAAGCGACGACACCGAATGGAAAGCACACTTCTCGCGTCTCGAGACGCCGCTGTCTCCCCTGGCAGCGGTCAACGATGGCCAGGAACTCATCCGCAGACACCTCGCGGCCGGCGGCGGGGGCAACCCGATCGGTGAGCCGACTGCCGTCATGGTGCGACGCGAGACCCTGATCGAGGCAGGCGGATTCCGCGCCGACGTGCCGCAGCTACAGGACATCGATGCGTGGCTGCGCGTGATGACGTTGGGCGATGTCGCCTACGTGGACGAACCCTTGACCGTGCGATGGCATCATGCCGGTTCGGAGACCGACATCCATCAGGGCGCACCCTCCATCGACCGAATGTGGGTGATGACGGGGTTGATGCAACGCCCAGAACTCGACAACTCGTTGCGGCGGCGGGCAGTCAACCTGTGGCTACGGTCGCTGTGGCACGTACCCGAGGATCTGATGCGCAATCGGAAAGATCAGCGCCTGGCACTGATCAAGCGACTCGGCCGTCAGCTGACCGCCACCGCCAGGCGCAGACCGCTCACGTTCTCCGCGACATCATCCTGA
- a CDS encoding EAL domain-containing protein, which produces MTAIAVAADPYHRAAVAYGRAESALIADEFVDQVLRPVSSAARFEQRSAFEWLIWLSAHDPGLAGLIDAARGHLLSRQVEYGGVARFLDICMGVAVGADLPEAGTARAVTDCADAALSTAILQHQTVVFADPLTPEQIRKDVDIATRLSRSGGNDFVLYYQPIVTLSDHRTVGYESLLRWNTEAGLLSPEVFLAVAEDTSLIVPIGRHAISEAIRALATVVVPTIGEHSFVSLNLSAQQLWDPTIARSVRDQIDANAVAARQVWIEIRENDAVDLGTPAARAVEQLHEIGCTICIDDLGSGFSALRYVRDLPVDVVKVDKTLIDGVLDDPASEALVHAIRDVAQSTGIAMVAEGVDDAALAPALRELGFEFAQGYLFGQPSPLPR; this is translated from the coding sequence ATGACCGCGATCGCAGTGGCGGCAGACCCGTATCACCGGGCTGCAGTGGCCTACGGTCGTGCGGAATCGGCGCTGATTGCTGACGAATTCGTCGATCAGGTGTTGCGGCCGGTGAGCTCTGCGGCGAGGTTCGAACAGCGGTCGGCATTCGAATGGTTGATCTGGCTCTCGGCGCACGACCCCGGCCTGGCGGGACTCATCGATGCCGCACGCGGCCATCTGCTGTCCCGTCAAGTGGAATACGGTGGTGTCGCCCGATTCCTCGATATCTGCATGGGGGTCGCGGTCGGGGCGGATCTGCCCGAAGCGGGCACGGCACGAGCTGTCACCGACTGTGCCGACGCTGCGCTGTCGACCGCCATCCTGCAGCATCAGACCGTGGTGTTCGCCGACCCGTTGACACCGGAGCAAATCCGGAAGGATGTGGACATCGCCACCCGGCTGAGTCGATCCGGTGGGAACGACTTCGTCCTCTACTATCAGCCGATCGTCACGCTGTCGGATCATCGGACGGTCGGATACGAGTCGCTGCTGCGATGGAACACCGAGGCCGGTCTGCTGTCGCCTGAGGTGTTTCTCGCCGTGGCCGAGGACACGTCATTGATCGTGCCCATCGGCAGACATGCGATCAGCGAAGCGATCCGGGCGCTGGCAACGGTGGTCGTGCCCACGATCGGCGAACACTCATTCGTGTCGTTAAATCTGTCGGCTCAACAGCTGTGGGACCCCACGATCGCCCGCTCCGTCCGGGATCAGATCGACGCGAATGCCGTGGCTGCGCGGCAGGTCTGGATCGAGATCCGGGAGAACGACGCCGTCGATCTCGGCACCCCGGCCGCGCGCGCCGTCGAGCAGCTTCACGAGATCGGTTGCACCATCTGCATCGACGATCTCGGCTCCGGATTCTCCGCGCTCCGATACGTACGCGACCTACCGGTGGATGTGGTGAAGGTGGACAAGACGCTGATCGACGGGGTGCTCGACGACCCGGCCAGTGAGGCGCTGGTGCACGCCATCCGCGACGTGGCCCAGTCGACCGGCATCGCCATGGTCGCCGAAGGCGTGGACGACGCGGCGCTGGCCCCGGCGTTGCGCGAGCTGGGCTTCGAATTCGCCCAGGGGTATCTGTTCGGACAGCCGTCGCCGCTACCGCGATAG
- a CDS encoding class I SAM-dependent methyltransferase: protein MGFYGDRILPHLINVVCGMKDTLPLRSRACAGLSGEVIELGFGSGINVPFYPQTVTRVAAIEPSDTGWKIAADRVAGSSIPIERAGLDGQRLPFADNTFDAALSTYTLCTIPDLASALAEVKRVVKDGGTLHFLEHGNAPDESVRTWQRRLEPIQKRVAGGCHLTRDIPAALRDAGLTITSLDTFYEEHTPKPMAAMSLGVAQVG, encoded by the coding sequence ATGGGCTTCTACGGAGATCGCATCCTTCCGCATCTGATCAATGTGGTGTGTGGCATGAAGGACACCCTCCCGTTGCGCAGTCGGGCGTGTGCGGGACTGTCGGGCGAGGTCATCGAACTCGGCTTCGGGTCCGGCATCAACGTCCCCTTCTATCCGCAGACCGTGACGCGGGTCGCGGCGATCGAACCGTCGGACACCGGCTGGAAGATCGCCGCCGACCGAGTCGCCGGTTCGAGCATCCCGATCGAACGGGCCGGCCTCGACGGCCAGCGCCTGCCGTTCGCGGACAACACTTTCGACGCCGCGCTGAGCACCTACACCCTGTGCACCATCCCCGACCTCGCCAGCGCACTCGCCGAGGTCAAGCGGGTCGTCAAGGACGGCGGAACCCTGCATTTCCTGGAGCACGGCAACGCGCCCGACGAGTCGGTGCGGACATGGCAGCGGCGGCTCGAACCGATCCAGAAGCGCGTCGCCGGTGGCTGCCACCTGACCCGCGACATCCCGGCCGCCCTGCGCGACGCCGGCCTCACCATCACCAGTCTCGACACCTTCTACGAAGAACACACGCCCAAACCGATGGCCGCGATGAGCCTCGGCGTCGCGCAGGTGGGGTAG
- a CDS encoding glycosyltransferase has product MSDRESRDVHVAIVNYFTAHYLDVLVRQLVADGAASVTILDNSVDDGQWAGLSELAAGLDTVELLRSPRNVGFGAGHNAIARHLGALADDQVLCVLNPDTRMEPGCLRALSDALDEIGADAVVSPVIVTGDPVRPVTWFAGGEIDLRRGVVTHSGYGQQPPPRDGSVFSTGFLSGAVLAATLKVWRTEPFDETLFLYWEDADLALRWAARGVALIVQPRARVWHAEGGSQTDGGRQHGAVYHRYMNRNRTVVLAAHMGLLSLFVGAGAKRTVGQLVAPLRERRWRGGAAECHAALAGLIDGLRAVAVHTAARRAVGRSRRRAHRCSERGDGGEVTTVAVFAPTPSGGHPEYVLKALDGVLDSDDDIRFVWPRRPDLERRFVSDRINQPVAIPAQLPRTDVDTTWRWVSERARPWRRHDMAFCWFLLWRRDIDVVLLEEIQRFTLPLVVGLSRMRGRRVIVRLHNIRRHDYAGSLVDAVDERLTGRGLRMADSVLVHTAGNRRVACAHYGLRCVDVVPHGISVAPAAGSAATGPPTFLFFGEIRQNKGVDILVQGFAKYSGECTLMIAGRSEDSTRARIVDAADRDRRIEWIDGFVAPAAVLELFARARAVVLPYTDFEAQSGVLHMAIEYGVPVIVSDVGALGETVRALGIGLVVAPRDPVALADALTTIEDSRVNGEFRRAIGDAQNSLDWRTIGPTLSSALRGVCASG; this is encoded by the coding sequence ATGAGCGACCGTGAGAGCCGTGACGTACATGTGGCGATCGTCAACTATTTCACCGCGCACTACCTGGATGTGCTTGTCCGCCAACTGGTGGCCGATGGCGCGGCGTCGGTGACCATCCTCGACAACAGTGTGGACGATGGCCAGTGGGCCGGCTTGTCGGAGCTCGCGGCGGGTCTCGACACCGTCGAACTGCTGCGCAGCCCACGCAATGTCGGCTTCGGTGCCGGACACAACGCGATCGCGCGGCATCTCGGGGCGCTCGCCGACGATCAGGTGCTGTGCGTGTTGAATCCCGACACCCGGATGGAGCCGGGGTGTCTTCGCGCACTGTCGGATGCGCTCGACGAGATCGGTGCGGACGCGGTGGTCTCACCGGTGATCGTCACCGGCGACCCGGTACGCCCGGTGACCTGGTTCGCCGGCGGAGAGATCGACCTGCGGCGCGGTGTGGTCACCCACTCCGGATATGGACAGCAGCCGCCGCCCCGCGACGGGTCGGTGTTCTCGACGGGGTTTCTCAGCGGAGCTGTGCTGGCTGCGACACTGAAGGTCTGGCGCACTGAGCCGTTCGACGAGACCCTGTTCCTGTACTGGGAGGACGCTGATCTGGCCCTGCGCTGGGCGGCGCGCGGCGTGGCGCTGATCGTGCAGCCGCGCGCCCGGGTCTGGCACGCGGAAGGTGGCTCGCAGACCGACGGCGGCCGGCAGCACGGCGCCGTCTATCACCGTTACATGAACCGCAATCGCACCGTCGTGCTCGCCGCACACATGGGATTGCTGTCGCTGTTCGTCGGCGCCGGGGCGAAACGCACCGTCGGCCAGCTCGTGGCACCGTTGCGCGAGCGCCGATGGCGAGGCGGTGCTGCCGAATGTCACGCCGCCCTCGCCGGCCTGATCGACGGCCTACGCGCGGTGGCGGTACACACGGCGGCACGACGGGCCGTGGGTCGCTCGCGGCGCCGCGCTCACCGTTGCAGTGAGCGGGGCGACGGGGGTGAGGTCACCACCGTGGCGGTGTTCGCCCCCACCCCGTCCGGTGGTCATCCGGAATACGTGTTGAAGGCGCTCGACGGTGTCCTCGACTCCGATGACGACATCCGGTTCGTCTGGCCTCGCCGCCCAGATCTCGAGCGCCGCTTCGTCTCCGATCGAATCAATCAACCCGTGGCGATTCCGGCTCAACTCCCGAGAACCGACGTGGATACGACGTGGCGATGGGTGAGCGAGCGAGCGCGGCCATGGCGACGGCATGACATGGCCTTCTGTTGGTTCTTGCTGTGGCGCCGCGACATCGATGTCGTTCTCCTGGAGGAGATTCAACGCTTCACCCTGCCGCTGGTGGTGGGGCTGTCCCGGATGCGGGGAAGGCGAGTGATCGTGCGGCTGCACAACATCCGACGTCACGACTACGCCGGATCGTTGGTGGACGCCGTGGACGAACGGCTGACCGGCCGGGGGTTGCGGATGGCAGACTCGGTGCTGGTACACACCGCGGGGAACCGCCGGGTTGCCTGCGCACACTATGGCCTGCGCTGCGTCGACGTTGTTCCGCATGGTATTTCGGTGGCTCCGGCTGCCGGCTCCGCGGCCACGGGGCCGCCGACCTTCCTGTTCTTCGGGGAGATTCGGCAGAACAAGGGTGTCGACATCCTGGTGCAGGGCTTCGCGAAGTACTCGGGCGAGTGCACGCTGATGATCGCCGGTCGATCCGAGGACTCGACACGGGCGAGGATCGTTGATGCCGCCGATCGAGATCGCCGGATCGAGTGGATCGACGGGTTCGTCGCGCCCGCCGCAGTGCTGGAGCTGTTTGCCCGCGCACGGGCTGTTGTGCTGCCCTACACCGACTTCGAAGCGCAGAGTGGGGTTCTGCACATGGCCATCGAGTACGGGGTACCGGTGATCGTGTCCGACGTGGGTGCGCTGGGGGAGACGGTGCGGGCGCTCGGCATCGGCCTCGTCGTGGCGCCCCGGGATCCTGTTGCGCTGGCCGACGCGCTCACCACCATCGAGGATTCCCGGGTCAACGGCGAATTCCGGCGAGCCATCGGCGACGCCCAGAATTCGCTGGACTGGCGCACGATCGGTCCGACGTTGTCGTCGGCACTGCGTGGTGTGTGTGCGTCAGGATGA
- a CDS encoding 1,4-dihydroxy-2-naphthoyl-CoA synthase, which yields MTETGAAASDNPFDPAQWAPVPGFDDLTDITYHRHAGEGRSNGIVRIAFDRPEVRNAFRPHTVDELYRTLDHARRTPDVGTVLLTGNGPSPRDGGWAFCSGGDQRIRGRSGYQYASSHDSDVAAAGVEGVDEARVKAEGGRLHILEVQRLIRTMPKVVIAVVNGWAAGGGHSLHAVCDLTLASREHARFKQTDADVGSFDAGYGSAYLAKQVGQKFAREIFFLGEAYDAETMHQMGAVNRVVDHADLETTAIEWGRKINGKSPTAQRMLKFAFNLTDDGLMGQQVFAGEATRLAYMTDEAVEGRDAFLQKRSPDWDAFPYYY from the coding sequence ATGACTGAAACCGGTGCCGCAGCGTCTGACAACCCGTTCGATCCCGCCCAATGGGCGCCGGTGCCCGGGTTCGACGACCTCACCGACATCACCTACCACCGGCATGCCGGCGAGGGCCGCAGCAACGGCATCGTCCGCATCGCGTTCGACCGCCCGGAGGTGCGCAACGCCTTCCGTCCGCACACCGTCGACGAGCTCTATCGGACCCTGGACCATGCGCGCCGCACCCCCGACGTCGGGACCGTTCTGCTGACCGGCAATGGGCCGAGCCCCCGCGACGGCGGCTGGGCATTCTGCAGCGGCGGCGACCAGCGGATCCGTGGTCGTTCTGGCTACCAGTACGCGAGCAGTCACGACTCCGACGTCGCCGCAGCCGGTGTGGAGGGCGTCGACGAGGCGCGGGTCAAGGCCGAGGGCGGAAGGCTGCACATCCTCGAGGTGCAGCGGCTGATCCGCACGATGCCGAAAGTGGTGATCGCGGTGGTCAACGGCTGGGCCGCCGGCGGCGGACACTCCCTGCACGCGGTGTGCGATCTGACCCTTGCCTCACGCGAGCACGCCCGGTTCAAGCAGACCGACGCCGATGTCGGGTCCTTCGACGCCGGCTACGGCAGCGCCTACCTGGCCAAGCAAGTCGGCCAGAAGTTCGCCCGCGAGATCTTCTTCCTCGGGGAGGCCTATGACGCCGAGACAATGCACCAGATGGGTGCGGTGAACCGGGTCGTCGACCACGCCGACCTGGAGACCACCGCCATCGAGTGGGGCCGCAAGATCAACGGCAAATCGCCCACCGCGCAGCGGATGCTGAAGTTCGCGTTCAACCTCACCGACGACGGCCTGATGGGTCAGCAGGTGTTCGCCGGCGAGGCCACCCGCCTGGCGTATATGACCGATGAGGCCGTGGAAGGTCGGGATGCGTTCCTGCAGAAGCGCAGCCCGGACTGGGACGCTTTCCCTTACTATTACTGA